AGCCATGGCGGCGCTGACGATCACACTGTTTCTAAATCTAAGGTGAGATTATACACACAGTGTGGCTCTATCCATACCGATATGGACCAATTTAATCGGGAAGATACTTAACTGCTGGTTCAATTTAAACTTGATGCGTGTAATAGGCAGATTAAGAATATTGCTGGATTTTATTTggttttagggttttattttgtTGCTACACATgatatgtttttttttgtttcttcaTGCCTGGGTGTTTATTTTAGAAGTTCCTGGTGGGTTTAGGGTTTTGATCAAAGAAGACTTATCAAGTGTTATGTATTGAGTAgtagaattttctttttatttaattgtaaaAGAACAGTTTCGGAGCCATTTTATGAATTTAGATAGGGTTTGGATTTGTTTATTATTTCTGGATTTGGACCTTTCGATGCTGGGATGCACTAAATCTTGGCGGTTCTTTTGGTATCCTTCGTTTGCCATGATTTATTTTGCAACAAAATAATTCAAATGAATTATTGCCAAACCTGATTTTAACttcttttgaaatgaaaattattttaagttcTTCATTCCAAATAAGTGAATTGTTAAAAAAggaattaattgaattgaattcttgtgAAATTATTGATTCTAAACTGAGAGTTAGTATCTGCATTGTGCTTGTATACTTCTTTTCAATATTGGGCACCATGCAGTGAAATGAATTTATTGGTTGGCTGCTCTTATTTCATCTGCATTTTAGGCTCTGTTTCCAATGGTTTCATTAATGTATAGTTTTCCATGGTATTGTATCCATTGTATGGTTTTATAGTATATTGTGTTGTACAATGTTTGGAAAATCATATAGTTTATCATGGTTCTATTAACATTCTTTATTTGGTTTGATTGTATAGTattgttttaaataataattaaattacccAAATACCCTCATTCTTTTTTGTATGCAATGTGATCACTAATTCCTCATTTTTAATAGCTTAATACACATTCTATATTTATTCCGATTCACAAGAgttgtcctttttttttttaaattaatacttaaCGTATCAATAACATGACATTAATGGGGTGATTATTAGGTTGGAGAGGTTGGTTTGGTTtgttaaaagtaaataattgtTTTAAGAGTAAATtggtcaaaaataaaatatacgaGAGCAAAAAAGGAAACAAAATGTATATAACAATGCAAAACCACCAATTTGGTGGTTAAAGAATCTATGAATATTCATGATTCTATAAACATGGAGTTTAATCACaaaaaatcatataatataCGATATAATCTTCCCAAACATGGTTATCTCGAGAATAATACATTACATAGCCATGGAAAAACATTATCCAAACAAGGCCTTAGTTATCGACCTTATGTACTTACTCCGATATCATGTTATCCATTTTCTAGTTGCATTTCAAGTTTTATTGTTATTGGTTATCACTGACTTTCTGGAATTGCACTACTACAATTTGTCAATTACAGCATGGATCTCATGACTATCCAAGAGAGTCTTCAAAGAGTAgggaaaaggaaagagaaagggGGCGTGATAAGGAGAGGGATCGAGATCTTGAAAGGGACATAGATAAGGAGAGGGATCGATATCTTGAAAGGGACAGGGATAGGAATCGTGAGAGGGACAAGGATAAGGAAAGAAGCAGAGACAGGGATAGGGAAAGGGAACGGGACAAGGATAGTGACTTTCACCATGGGCGTCGTGATCGCCACAGGGATCATGGTGAGAGGAGGGAACAGGGCAGGGATAGGGTTAACAATGATCATTACCGAAGCCGAAACTATGTCAGTGACAGGTATGAGAATCTGTTATTTGAAACTGAGTTTAAATTCTGTTCCATGATTCCATCTTCGTATTTCTGTTTAGCGAAACAAATATTCATTTTATGTTGGTTGCTGCTATTCACAGACATAGAGACTATGACAGAGACAGGGAAGACAGGCATAGGAATCGATCACAGTCTCCTTCAAGGGGTAGATCTGAGAAGAGATCAAAATCACACTCCCGATCACGTtcaaggaggtatgttaggTTATGGTCATAAAAGTTTTGGGGTAACACTCTTGATGCTCATTGATTTTCAATAAAGCTAACTGCTTTCCTATCCATTCTTTTTGGTTTGTGTTCTTTTCCGACTTTCAGTAAAAGGATTAGTGGCTTTGATATGGCTCCTTCCCCATCTGCTATGTTGATGAATCCAGCTGCTGGTGCTGTTGGTGCTGCTACTGCAGGTTCATATCAAACTTCTTGTACTTTTTCACTGCTGTTTTTGTTTGAGTGTGATATCATGTGGAAAATTCATATCAAATTGCATGATGCCATATTAGTAAGCAGCATCTGGTTTTTTTAGTTTTGTGAGTGTGACCTTTTAAAGATGTGGTATCTACAATGGCtgtactttattattattgctttgttggtgAAATAATTCCAGAACTGAAAGATGTTTTGGTTTTTCTTCTCTTTggtgtttgtttgttttttgtGTCTTGTCATTGTTGTAAGAAGGCAATGTTGGTACTTGCCCCACTGTGCTGACAAAAACAATGGGCATGATCCGACTTCAGTACCTTTTATGTACAAGGACTCAATGCACGGGTGGTCCTTATTCGTCTTCAACTGGCAACTATCGACTACTTCGGTAGTCTTGCAAATATTAACTCCAGAACTTGAATGCTGCATACGTTTCATCTTTTTTCCTAAAATATTCTTATGAAAGTTGGGACTTTTGTCTTCTATTGGAACATAAAACAGGATCGAGCTTTTGGCATTGCAATTTCATCGAATGTTTTATTCGTGAGTGTGCTCTAAATGCAATTAAATTCCCTTTACAGGTCAGAATCCTGGGACACATCCTGCAATTCCTGGAATATTTCCCAATATGTTTCCTTTGGGAACCGGTCAAGTATGTCTTATCTTCATGCACATAAATTAGTTTCTGGatccttttattaattttgtgtTGCTTGTTTATCTGCAGCAGTTTAGTCCTCTCCCTATTATGCCGATTCAGGCGATGACACAGCAGGTTGGCGGGATGCAAGATGCATTATATTTGCCACTTGGAACTTTCTTGCACATTCTGTTATAATTTGTTTGCCTGCAaaattagataatttattttgttattgcaGGCTACTAGGCATGCTAGGCGGGTCTATGTTGGAGGCCTCCTTCCTACAGCCAATGAACAGGTTTTTTCCCTCATTTTCTTTTGGATAATGGATGTATCTAGTTGTCATACTGACATTCTATTTTCACCTGCAGTCTGTAGCAACCTTTTTTAGCCATGTTATGGCTGCAATTGGAGGAAACTCTGCTGGCCCAGGTATCCAGCATTAGTCATCATTCATATTATAACCCAGCTGCATTGTTTTCTTGTTGGGAAATCTTTTTCATGTTTGTTTTCTAAAGGGGATGCTGTTGTAAATGTATACATAAACCATGAAAAGAAGTTTGCATTTGTGGAAATGAGATCTGTTGAGGAGGCTAGCAATGCAATGGCTTTAGATGGTATCATTTTTGAGGTAATAATATGTTTGAACATATAGTTGTAGTCCTTAGGAGTAGGACTTTGATCTGTAATAGTTACTGTTATGTAGTGCTGACTGCTGATCTATTTGAATTTGTTttcttggaaaaaaaaaatctatgccTCCAGGGTGCTCCTGTCAAGGTGAGAAGACCTAGTGATTATAATCCATCCCTTGCTGCAACACTTGGTCCAAGCCAGCCTAATCCCAATCTTAACCTGGCTGCAGTTGGCTTAAGTCCAAGCTCTGCTGGTGGACTTGAGGGTCCAGACCGCATCTTTGTCGGTGGACTTCCCTATTATTTTACAGAAGCTCAAGTTAGAGAGTTGTTGGAGTCCTTTGGGCCCCTTCAAGGTTTTGATCTAGTAAAAGATAGAGAAACTGGGAACTCAAAGGGCTATGCGTTCTGTGTGTACCAAGACACTGCAGTTACAGACATAGCTTGTGCAGCCCTGAATGGAATCAAAATGGGTGATAAAACTCTTACTGTTAGGCGTGCCAACCAGGGGGCTAGCCAACCTAAGCCTGAGCAAGAGAGTGTACTTTTACATGCCCAGCAGCAAATTGCATTGCAGGTGAGACTACATTTACGTTGTTCGCTCCTAAATTCTGTTCCATCCCGTTGTAAACTATATGTTTATCCTTCTCTTTTGGTTTTCTGTTTCTCTGTTTTCTTGTTTCAAGTATTGGTCATTTTTATAGGTTAGTTAAAACTTATCCtgttattttcttctctctcccttcattttcttttttgcttttcccttttcccttttcttttaactaactttctttttttccccCTTATTTTTGGTTTGGTCAGCAGAAACTTATGTTACAGCCTGTCCCTACTAAAGTTGTATGCCTGACTCAAGTAGTCAGTGTGGATGAGCTCAAAGATGATGATGAGTATGAAGAGATTTTGGAGGACATGAGAATGGAAGGCGGGAAATTTGGTAAGAATCTCTCAACAGAACATTTATTTTCTTAGGGTGCGTTTGTTTTCGTTGTGGTTTTCTGTTTTTCGTTTTTGGTTTGATAAAAGAACAGAAAACTTGTTCAGCTATTAGTGTttcatttctatttttattacttgttaaaatgtgtttttgaaatcaaaaaaccaaaaattgaaaattataaatattgattttCTTATTACAGATTTTATCAAACCATTATATTTCTTACAATTTTTATAAgattattattaacaatttcaaaattttatttttatcaatgaaaatcatttttttaaatatatattcatcaattaatttgtaaaatatatttttattttatcatgataaggaaaatttattatttagtctttatattATGGGAAAACTCATCAATTAGCTCTTTGATTTTGAAAACCACATTAAAAGGTGCTTGAGGTTTTaacaaatctattaattagtccttctattagttttagtttttaa
This sequence is a window from Manihot esculenta cultivar AM560-2 chromosome 4, M.esculenta_v8, whole genome shotgun sequence. Protein-coding genes within it:
- the LOC110613753 gene encoding splicing factor U2af large subunit B isoform X1, which encodes MNMSDYEEEGHQGNGEDFEIDKYDARGGTGGSSPQPRTSSHSHGGADDHTVSKSKHGSHDYPRESSKSREKERERGRDKERDRDLERDIDKERDRYLERDRDRNRERDKDKERSRDRDRERERDKDSDFHHGRRDRHRDHGERREQGRDRVNNDHYRSRNYVSDRHRDYDRDREDRHRNRSQSPSRGRSEKRSKSHSRSRSRSKRISGFDMAPSPSAMLMNPAAGAVGAATAGQNPGTHPAIPGIFPNMFPLGTGQQFSPLPIMPIQAMTQQATRHARRVYVGGLLPTANEQSVATFFSHVMAAIGGNSAGPGDAVVNVYINHEKKFAFVEMRSVEEASNAMALDGIIFEGAPVKVRRPSDYNPSLAATLGPSQPNPNLNLAAVGLSPSSAGGLEGPDRIFVGGLPYYFTEAQVRELLESFGPLQGFDLVKDRETGNSKGYAFCVYQDTAVTDIACAALNGIKMGDKTLTVRRANQGASQPKPEQESVLLHAQQQIALQQKLMLQPVPTKVVCLTQVVSVDELKDDDEYEEILEDMRMEGGKFGTLVNVVIPRPKPGGEASPGVGKVFLEYSDVEGATKARAGMNGRKFGGNQVVAVFFMENKFYQCEYDA
- the LOC110613753 gene encoding splicing factor U2af large subunit B isoform X3 is translated as MNMSDYEEEGHQGNGEDFEIDKYDARGGTGGSSPQPRTSSHSHGGADDHTVSKSKHGSHDYPRESSKSREKERERGRDKERDRDLERDIDKERDRYLERDRDRNRERDKDKERSRDRDRERERDKDSDFHHGRRDRHRDHGERREQGRDRVNNDHYRSRNYVSDRHRDYDRDREDRHRNRSQSPSRGRSEKRSKSHSRSRSRSKRISGFDMAPSPSAMLMNPAAGAVGAATAGQNPGTHPAIPGIFPNMFPLGTGQFSPLPIMPIQAMTQQATRHARRVYVGGLLPTANEQSVATFFSHVMAAIGGNSAGPGDAVVNVYINHEKKFAFVEMRSVEEASNAMALDGIIFEGAPVKVRRPSDYNPSLAATLGPSQPNPNLNLAAVGLSPSSAGGLEGPDRIFVGGLPYYFTEAQVRELLESFGPLQGFDLVKDRETGNSKGYAFCVYQDTAVTDIACAALNGIKMGDKTLTVRRANQGASQPKPEQESVLLHAQQQIALQQKLMLQPVPTKVVCLTQVVSVDELKDDDEYEEILEDMRMEGGKFGTLVNVVIPRPKPGGEASPGVGKVFLEYSDVEGATKARAGMNGRKFGGNQVVAVFFMENKFYQCEYDA
- the LOC110613753 gene encoding splicing factor U2af large subunit B isoform X4, with protein sequence MNMSDYEEEGHQGNGEDFEIDKYDARGGTGGSSPQPRTSSHSHGGADDHTVSKSKHGSHDYPRESSKSREKERERGRDKERDRDLERDIDKERDRYLERDRDRNRERDKDKERSRDRDRERERDKDSDFHHGRRDRHRDHGERREQGRDRVNNDHYRSRNYVSDRHRDYDRDREDRHRNRSQSPSRGRSEKRSKSHSRSRSRSKRISGFDMAPSPSAMLMNPAAGAVGAATAGQNPGTHPAIPGIFPNMFPLGTGQFSPLPIMPIQAMTQQATRHARRVYVGGLLPTANEQSVATFFSHVMAAIGGNSAGPGDAVVNVYINHEKKFAFVEMRSVEEASNAMALDGIIFEGAPVKVRRPSDYNPSLAATLGPSQPNPNLNLAAVGLSPSSAGGLEGPDRIFVGGLPYYFTEAQVRELLESFGPLQGFDLVKDRETGNSKGYAFCVYQDTAVTDIACAALNGIKMGDKTLTVRRANQGASQPKPEQESVLLHAQQQIALQKLMLQPVPTKVVCLTQVVSVDELKDDDEYEEILEDMRMEGGKFGTLVNVVIPRPKPGGEASPGVGKVFLEYSDVEGATKARAGMNGRKFGGNQVVAVFFMENKFYQCEYDA
- the LOC110613753 gene encoding splicing factor U2af large subunit B isoform X2 — its product is MNMSDYEEEGHQGNGEDFEIDKYDARGGTGGSSPQPRTSSHSHGGADDHTVSKSKHGSHDYPRESSKSREKERERGRDKERDRDLERDIDKERDRYLERDRDRNRERDKDKERSRDRDRERERDKDSDFHHGRRDRHRDHGERREQGRDRVNNDHYRSRNYVSDRHRDYDRDREDRHRNRSQSPSRGRSEKRSKSHSRSRSRSKRISGFDMAPSPSAMLMNPAAGAVGAATAGQNPGTHPAIPGIFPNMFPLGTGQQFSPLPIMPIQAMTQQATRHARRVYVGGLLPTANEQSVATFFSHVMAAIGGNSAGPGDAVVNVYINHEKKFAFVEMRSVEEASNAMALDGIIFEGAPVKVRRPSDYNPSLAATLGPSQPNPNLNLAAVGLSPSSAGGLEGPDRIFVGGLPYYFTEAQVRELLESFGPLQGFDLVKDRETGNSKGYAFCVYQDTAVTDIACAALNGIKMGDKTLTVRRANQGASQPKPEQESVLLHAQQQIALQKLMLQPVPTKVVCLTQVVSVDELKDDDEYEEILEDMRMEGGKFGTLVNVVIPRPKPGGEASPGVGKVFLEYSDVEGATKARAGMNGRKFGGNQVVAVFFMENKFYQCEYDA
- the LOC110613753 gene encoding splicing factor U2af large subunit B isoform X5, yielding MLWLQLEETLLAQKFAFVEMRSVEEASNAMALDGIIFEGAPVKVRRPSDYNPSLAATLGPSQPNPNLNLAAVGLSPSSAGGLEGPDRIFVGGLPYYFTEAQVRELLESFGPLQGFDLVKDRETGNSKGYAFCVYQDTAVTDIACAALNGIKMGDKTLTVRRANQGASQPKPEQESVLLHAQQQIALQQKLMLQPVPTKVVCLTQVVSVDELKDDDEYEEILEDMRMEGGKFGTLVNVVIPRPKPGGEASPGVGKVFLEYSDVEGATKARAGMNGRKFGGNQVVAVFFMENKFYQCEYDA